DNA sequence from the Humidesulfovibrio mexicanus genome:
CAACTCCCACGTGGCCGTGTCGAACACCCAATCCGGCGCAAGCCAGGGGATGATGTCATAGTGGCAGGAGAGGAGCAGGGCCTGGCCGCCGGTCTTGCGCCACGCCTTGCTGAAGGCGTGAGCCCCGACGCGGGCTATCTGCCGGTCGACCACGCTGGTGAACTCGTCGATGACCACCCGGCCCGGCGCATCGGCCACGATTCTGGCCAGGTCGGCCCGGAAGCGCTCCCCGGTGGAGAGCGCGGAATACGGGCGCAGCCAAGCCGGGACAGAGCCAAGGCCCACCGAGGCGAGGGCCGAAGTTACTTCCCGCCAGTCGCCATTCAGGGCGATAACGTCGATGATCGGCTTGTCGTTGGGCCAATGTGCGGGCTGCCCGGCCTCGCCGCCCCAGGCCGCTTGGCCGAGGCTGCTTTTGCCAGAGCCGGACGGTCCAACAATGAGCCCCAGCTTCCAGCCCGCATCTTCAAGCGGGAGGTCGGCCTCCAGGCTCACGCGGCTGCCCGTGTCCACATTGTACAGCGACTTGACCAGCGCCGCCCGGTAGCTACTGAAGTCTGGGCATTCATGCGTGACGGCGAGCCTCATACGCGCACCGCCTTCAACTTATAGCCCTGGGCGGCCAGGCGCTCAAAGACATGCTTATGCTCGGCCTCATCGCGGCAAATGACGACAACGCCGAACTGTTCCTTGTACCTGAACGCGTTATGACCGGGTGCGCCCGCCGGAAGGGGGGGCAGCTTTTTGGGTTCGGCCATGGGGAGCCTCCTTGTTCGAGGCTCCCTGGCCTTCAGTGTCGGGGATCTTGTCCCTCACATGATTGATCGCCCCGCATCTGGGGCACTTGATGGCGAGGTCCAACGCCTCGCCCTTGGCCAGCAACCTGTTACACTTGCCGCATCTAATCTCCTGCATCTTGCGCCTTTACGTGTTGCG
Encoded proteins:
- a CDS encoding ABC transporter ATP-binding protein, encoding MRLAVTHECPDFSSYRAALVKSLYNVDTGSRVSLEADLPLEDAGWKLGLIVGPSGSGKSSLGQAAWGGEAGQPAHWPNDKPIIDVIALNGDWREVTSALASVGLGSVPAWLRPYSALSTGERFRADLARIVADAPGRVVIDEFTSVVDRQIARVGAHAFSKAWRKTGGQALLLSCHYDIIPWLAPDWVFDTATWELRSGRGVQRPGIELDVFQTDWRYWPLFEPHHYLKLPHMIAATCYVGFVGETPVAHVAVSTRPGLREARACRLVVMPEWQGAGVGLRFLEAVCAMWRAGENRYGKPMPTLFHTSHPGLAAALRVRRGWTQVSGNLVGESKARCIENLRKSAVRYGYTNAGSGFGGHFRAVQGFRYLGEAEA
- a CDS encoding Com family DNA-binding transcriptional regulator, whose product is MQEIRCGKCNRLLAKGEALDLAIKCPRCGAINHVRDKIPDTEGQGASNKEAPHGRTQKAAPPSGGRTRS